The genomic region aagTATCAAAGACTAGCAATTGCGAGCAGGAAGAGGGTTTCCTGGCCAAGATCAGTGACCAATGAAGGTCATTTTGTTGTTTACACAACTGATGGAAGACGGTTCATGCTTCCCTTGACGTATCTAAAGACTGATATTTTCAGAGAATTATTGAGAATGGCAGAGGAAGAATTCGGAATAGCTGCTTCAGGGGCAATTACCTTGCCTTGTGATTCAAGTTTCATGGAGTGCATCATTTCTATGATCCGAAAACAAATGGCCAA from Silene latifolia isolate original U9 population chromosome 3, ASM4854445v1, whole genome shotgun sequence harbors:
- the LOC141649862 gene encoding auxin-responsive protein SAUR64-like, giving the protein MAKKYQRLAIASRKRVSWPRSVTNEGHFVVYTTDGRRFMLPLTYLKTDIFRELLRMAEEEFGIAASGAITLPCDSSFMECIISMIRKQMAKDLERELIASLASCRYSLVEHREHTNQHLLISSF